The window TATGATGCAGGTCATTCTCGATcgtcttgatggccagaaaatacGAACAAACGAACGGCTCGAGGCGATTGCAGCCGCACAAGAGGCCTCGTAGAACCAAATCAGCAAGCTCCAGCGAAGGAGGGGCGAGCGCCGAAACGACAGCAGCCCCGCCGGCGAGAACGAGAATCCGCCCCCACCACAGCCATCGGTGGAGGACCGATACGACAACCATAGACGCCGCCCGGCGTCTATTATCGTAGGATCCGTTGATCGACGCAGGAGGGAGGAGCCAAATGACGAGCAGCAAGACGACCAAGGCCAGAGGAGCGGAAGCCCGCCGACTCCGACACTGCCGATCCGACAGTATGAGGGCGATCTCAAAGATGAAACCATACGACGCCTAGAGGAAATGGTCCACGAACTATCTTCAAGAGTCCACCGAGCCACGAGCTCCGCCCTCAACCTTGATCGAGTGCTAGAAGAAGTCCATCGCTCACCGTTTACATTACGGATCTCCCGTGTTCAAGTTCGTTACGTAAACAAGTTCAAGTTCACCCCGTACAACGGATTAGATGATCCGAAACCGTTTTTAACTTCAATGAGTTTTGCAATCAGCCGAGCTCATTTCAGCGACGAAGAGTACGAAGCTGGCTGCTGCCAGCTATTCGTCGAGAATCTAGCCCACGAAGCTCTAGGGTGGTTCTCCCGGCTCCCGCCGAACTCGATAGGGAGCTATAACGAGCTGACCACTGCCTTTCTCCAACATCACTCTACGTTTATGATTCGAGGTGCCTCGAACGCTGATCTCTGGAACCTGTTCCAGCAGAACGACGAATCTCTACGAGACTTcatggagaggtttaaaagaatcgTCTCGAACCTCTCGATTGCTGACGACACAGCAATATCAGCTCTCCGAAATGCTCTCGCATATGGGTCTCGATTTAGGGACGATATTATCATATACGAGCCTCTGACTCTCAACGA is drawn from Camelina sativa cultivar DH55 chromosome 1, Cs, whole genome shotgun sequence and contains these coding sequences:
- the LOC104703648 gene encoding uncharacterized protein LOC104703648, which encodes MVHELSSRVHRATSSALNLDRVLEEVHRSPFTLRISRVQVRYVNKFKFTPYNGLDDPKPFLTSMSFAISRAHFSDEEYEAGCCQLFVENLAHEALGWFSRLPPNSIGSYNELTTAFLQHHSTFMIRGASNADLWNLFQQNDESLRDFMERFKRIVSNLSIADDTAISALRNALAYGSRFRDDIIIYEPLTLNDALHRANKYIEVEKEKDVRSNHPSR